The following proteins are encoded in a genomic region of Paralichthys olivaceus isolate ysfri-2021 chromosome 23, ASM2471397v2, whole genome shotgun sequence:
- the tnnt2e gene encoding troponin T2e, cardiac isoform X4, which yields MNCFCLEIMPLFMFFYLQTVGCYCSAVCLAVFCCRVFCQQNTFVFIILLCCVFCHIKEVAPEVEEPPPTAEEPAEEESPVAEEDDSKPKPKAFAPVMAVPKIPEGEKVDFDDIQKKRQEKDLAELHSLIEAHFIQRKRDEQELITLVNRIEKRRAERAEQQRIHAEQEKERQARVAEEKERKEQEDARKKQDEDAKKRKALTNMTHQYAGIQQRDGKKGAKKQTEREKKRKILAERRKPLNIDHLSEDKLKEKGNELWQWLMTLEAEKYELTEKLKRQKYDINVLQTRIAEQQKLSVCSRLVFRTTRDLKVKGPKKTATNTGCESAKGRGKAKGRLR from the exons atgaattgtttttgtcTGGAAATAATgcctttatttatgtttttttacttacAAACTGTGGGATGTTATtgtagtgctgtgtgtctgGCAGTCTTCTGTTGTCGTGTTTTTTGCCAGCAGAACACTTTTGTCTTCATTATtcttctttgttgtgttttttgtcacaTAAAAGAAGTTGCACCTGAAGTAGAAG AACCTCCTCCCACCGCTGAAG AGCCTGCAGAAGAAG AGTCTCCAGTTGCAGAAGAAG ATGACTCAAAACCCAAACCAAA agcGTTTGCTCCAGTGATGGCTGTGCCAAAGATaccagagggagagaaagtcgACTTTGAT GACATCCAGAAGAAGCGCCAGGAGAAGGATCTTGCTGAGCTGCACTCTCTGATCGAGGCCCACTTCATCCAGAGGAAGAGGGACGAGCAGGAACTCATCACTCTCGTTAACAGGATC GAGAAGCGTCGTGCTGAGAGGGCTGAACAGCAGAGGATCCATGctgagcaggagaaagagaggcaggCCCGTGTTGCT gaggaaaaggagaggaaggagcaggaggacgcACGTAAGAAGCAGGATGAGGACGCCAAGAAGAGGAAAGCTCTGACAAACATGACTCACCAGTATGCCGGCATCCAACAAAGG GACGGCAAGAAGGGAGCTAAGAAgcagacagagcgagagaagaaaaggaagatcctggcagagaggaggaagccTCTCAACATCGACCACCTCAGTGAGGACAAACTGAA GGAGAAAGGCAATGAGCTGTGGCAGTGGCTAATGACACTGGAGGCAGAGAAGTATGAGCTCACTGAGaaactgaagagacagaaatatGAT ATCAATGTGCTCCAGACCCGAATCGCTGAGCAGCAGAAGTT ATCAGTCTGCTCCAGGCTCGTATTCAGGACCACCAGAG ATCTTAAGGTTAAAGGACCAAAAAAGACAGCAACAAACACAGGGTGTGAAAG CGCCAAGGGAAGAGGCAAGGCCAAAGGCAGGCTGAGATAG
- the tnnt2e gene encoding troponin T2e, cardiac isoform X6, which translates to MNCFCLEIMPLFMFFYLQTVGCYCSAVCLAVFCCRVFCQQNTFVFIILLCCVFCHIKEVAPEVEEPPPTAEEPAEEESPVAEEDDSKPKPKAFAPVMAVPKIPEGEKVDFDDIQKKRQEKDLAELHSLIEAHFIQRKRDEQELITLVNRIEKRRAERAEQQRIHAEQEKERQARVAEEKERKEQEDARKKQDEDAKKRKALTNMTHQYAGIQQRDGKKGAKKQTEREKKRKILAERRKPLNIDHLSEDKLKEKGNELWQWLMTLEAEKYELTEKLKRQKYDINVLQTRIAEQQKLSVCSRLVFRTTRAPREEARPKAG; encoded by the exons atgaattgtttttgtcTGGAAATAATgcctttatttatgtttttttacttacAAACTGTGGGATGTTATtgtagtgctgtgtgtctgGCAGTCTTCTGTTGTCGTGTTTTTTGCCAGCAGAACACTTTTGTCTTCATTATtcttctttgttgtgttttttgtcacaTAAAAGAAGTTGCACCTGAAGTAGAAG AACCTCCTCCCACCGCTGAAG AGCCTGCAGAAGAAG AGTCTCCAGTTGCAGAAGAAG ATGACTCAAAACCCAAACCAAA agcGTTTGCTCCAGTGATGGCTGTGCCAAAGATaccagagggagagaaagtcgACTTTGAT GACATCCAGAAGAAGCGCCAGGAGAAGGATCTTGCTGAGCTGCACTCTCTGATCGAGGCCCACTTCATCCAGAGGAAGAGGGACGAGCAGGAACTCATCACTCTCGTTAACAGGATC GAGAAGCGTCGTGCTGAGAGGGCTGAACAGCAGAGGATCCATGctgagcaggagaaagagaggcaggCCCGTGTTGCT gaggaaaaggagaggaaggagcaggaggacgcACGTAAGAAGCAGGATGAGGACGCCAAGAAGAGGAAAGCTCTGACAAACATGACTCACCAGTATGCCGGCATCCAACAAAGG GACGGCAAGAAGGGAGCTAAGAAgcagacagagcgagagaagaaaaggaagatcctggcagagaggaggaagccTCTCAACATCGACCACCTCAGTGAGGACAAACTGAA GGAGAAAGGCAATGAGCTGTGGCAGTGGCTAATGACACTGGAGGCAGAGAAGTATGAGCTCACTGAGaaactgaagagacagaaatatGAT ATCAATGTGCTCCAGACCCGAATCGCTGAGCAGCAGAAGTT ATCAGTCTGCTCCAGGCTCGTATTCAGGACCACCAGAG CGCCAAGGGAAGAGGCAAGGCCAAAGGCAGGCTGA
- the tnnt2e gene encoding troponin T2e, cardiac isoform X3, which produces MNCFCLEIMPLFMFFYLQTVGCYCSAVCLAVFCCRVFCQQNTFVFIILLCCVFCHIKEVAPEVEEPPPTAEEPAEEESPVAEEDDSKPKPKAFAPVMAVPKIPEGEKVDFDDIQKKRQEKDLAELHSLIEAHFIQRKRDEQELITLVNRIEKRRAERAEQQRIHAEQEKERQARVAEEKERKEQEDARKKQDEDAKKRKALTNMTHQYAGIQQRDGKKGAKKQTEREKKRKILAERRKPLNIDHLSEDKLKEKGNELWQWLMTLEAEKYELTEKLKRQKYDINVLQTRIAEQQKLIWLTDSSVKTIRCESPSADEILWMPDQSAPGSYSGPPERQGKRQGQRQAEIGVL; this is translated from the exons atgaattgtttttgtcTGGAAATAATgcctttatttatgtttttttacttacAAACTGTGGGATGTTATtgtagtgctgtgtgtctgGCAGTCTTCTGTTGTCGTGTTTTTTGCCAGCAGAACACTTTTGTCTTCATTATtcttctttgttgtgttttttgtcacaTAAAAGAAGTTGCACCTGAAGTAGAAG AACCTCCTCCCACCGCTGAAG AGCCTGCAGAAGAAG AGTCTCCAGTTGCAGAAGAAG ATGACTCAAAACCCAAACCAAA agcGTTTGCTCCAGTGATGGCTGTGCCAAAGATaccagagggagagaaagtcgACTTTGAT GACATCCAGAAGAAGCGCCAGGAGAAGGATCTTGCTGAGCTGCACTCTCTGATCGAGGCCCACTTCATCCAGAGGAAGAGGGACGAGCAGGAACTCATCACTCTCGTTAACAGGATC GAGAAGCGTCGTGCTGAGAGGGCTGAACAGCAGAGGATCCATGctgagcaggagaaagagaggcaggCCCGTGTTGCT gaggaaaaggagaggaaggagcaggaggacgcACGTAAGAAGCAGGATGAGGACGCCAAGAAGAGGAAAGCTCTGACAAACATGACTCACCAGTATGCCGGCATCCAACAAAGG GACGGCAAGAAGGGAGCTAAGAAgcagacagagcgagagaagaaaaggaagatcctggcagagaggaggaagccTCTCAACATCGACCACCTCAGTGAGGACAAACTGAA GGAGAAAGGCAATGAGCTGTGGCAGTGGCTAATGACACTGGAGGCAGAGAAGTATGAGCTCACTGAGaaactgaagagacagaaatatGAT ATCAATGTGCTCCAGACCCGAATCGCTGAGCAGCAGAAGTT GATTTGGTTGACTGATAGCTCAGTCAAGACGATTAGATGTGAGTCCCCATCTGCCGATGAAATTCTTTGGATGCCAG ATCAGTCTGCTCCAGGCTCGTATTCAGGACCACCAGAG CGCCAAGGGAAGAGGCAAGGCCAAAGGCAGGCTGAGATAGGAGTCCTCTGA
- the tnnt2e gene encoding troponin T2e, cardiac isoform X5, which yields METLKKEEVAPEVEEPPPTAEEPAEEESPVAEEDDSKPKPKAFAPVMAVPKIPEGEKVDFDDIQKKRQEKDLAELHSLIEAHFIQRKRDEQELITLVNRIEKRRAERAEQQRIHAEQEKERQARVAEEKERKEQEDARKKQDEDAKKRKALTNMTHQYAGIQQRDGKKGAKKQTEREKKRKILAERRKPLNIDHLSEDKLKEKGNELWQWLMTLEAEKYELTEKLKRQKYDINVLQTRIAEQQKLIWLTDSSVKTIRCESPSADEILWMPDQSAPGSYSGPPEILRLKDQKRQQQTQGVKGKAAAGFCVELHALPFFNSILL from the exons ATGGAGACACTGAAAAAGGAAG AAGTTGCACCTGAAGTAGAAG AACCTCCTCCCACCGCTGAAG AGCCTGCAGAAGAAG AGTCTCCAGTTGCAGAAGAAG ATGACTCAAAACCCAAACCAAA agcGTTTGCTCCAGTGATGGCTGTGCCAAAGATaccagagggagagaaagtcgACTTTGAT GACATCCAGAAGAAGCGCCAGGAGAAGGATCTTGCTGAGCTGCACTCTCTGATCGAGGCCCACTTCATCCAGAGGAAGAGGGACGAGCAGGAACTCATCACTCTCGTTAACAGGATC GAGAAGCGTCGTGCTGAGAGGGCTGAACAGCAGAGGATCCATGctgagcaggagaaagagaggcaggCCCGTGTTGCT gaggaaaaggagaggaaggagcaggaggacgcACGTAAGAAGCAGGATGAGGACGCCAAGAAGAGGAAAGCTCTGACAAACATGACTCACCAGTATGCCGGCATCCAACAAAGG GACGGCAAGAAGGGAGCTAAGAAgcagacagagcgagagaagaaaaggaagatcctggcagagaggaggaagccTCTCAACATCGACCACCTCAGTGAGGACAAACTGAA GGAGAAAGGCAATGAGCTGTGGCAGTGGCTAATGACACTGGAGGCAGAGAAGTATGAGCTCACTGAGaaactgaagagacagaaatatGAT ATCAATGTGCTCCAGACCCGAATCGCTGAGCAGCAGAAGTT GATTTGGTTGACTGATAGCTCAGTCAAGACGATTAGATGTGAGTCCCCATCTGCCGATGAAATTCTTTGGATGCCAG ATCAGTCTGCTCCAGGCTCGTATTCAGGACCACCAGAG ATCTTAAGGTTAAAGGACCAAAAAAGACAGCAACAAACACAGGGTGTGAAAGGTAAGGCTGCAGCTGGGTTCTGTGTGGAATTGCATGCATTGCCTTTCTTTAATAGCATCCTGCTTTAG
- the tnnt2e gene encoding troponin T2e, cardiac isoform X8 → MAVPKIPEGEKVDFDDIQKKRQEKDLAELHSLIEAHFIQRKRDEQELITLVNRIEKRRAERAEQQRIHAEQEKERQARVAEEKERKEQEDARKKQDEDAKKRKALTNMTHQYAGIQQRDGKKGAKKQTEREKKRKILAERRKPLNIDHLSEDKLKEKGNELWQWLMTLEAEKYELTEKLKRQKYDINVLQTRIAEQQKLIWLTDSSVKTIRCESPSADEILWMPDQSAPGSYSGPPEILRLKDQKRQQQTQGVKGKAAAGFCVELHALPFFNSILL, encoded by the exons ATGGCTGTGCCAAAGATaccagagggagagaaagtcgACTTTGAT GACATCCAGAAGAAGCGCCAGGAGAAGGATCTTGCTGAGCTGCACTCTCTGATCGAGGCCCACTTCATCCAGAGGAAGAGGGACGAGCAGGAACTCATCACTCTCGTTAACAGGATC GAGAAGCGTCGTGCTGAGAGGGCTGAACAGCAGAGGATCCATGctgagcaggagaaagagaggcaggCCCGTGTTGCT gaggaaaaggagaggaaggagcaggaggacgcACGTAAGAAGCAGGATGAGGACGCCAAGAAGAGGAAAGCTCTGACAAACATGACTCACCAGTATGCCGGCATCCAACAAAGG GACGGCAAGAAGGGAGCTAAGAAgcagacagagcgagagaagaaaaggaagatcctggcagagaggaggaagccTCTCAACATCGACCACCTCAGTGAGGACAAACTGAA GGAGAAAGGCAATGAGCTGTGGCAGTGGCTAATGACACTGGAGGCAGAGAAGTATGAGCTCACTGAGaaactgaagagacagaaatatGAT ATCAATGTGCTCCAGACCCGAATCGCTGAGCAGCAGAAGTT GATTTGGTTGACTGATAGCTCAGTCAAGACGATTAGATGTGAGTCCCCATCTGCCGATGAAATTCTTTGGATGCCAG ATCAGTCTGCTCCAGGCTCGTATTCAGGACCACCAGAG ATCTTAAGGTTAAAGGACCAAAAAAGACAGCAACAAACACAGGGTGTGAAAGGTAAGGCTGCAGCTGGGTTCTGTGTGGAATTGCATGCATTGCCTTTCTTTAATAGCATCCTGCTTTAG
- the tnnt2e gene encoding troponin T2e, cardiac isoform X1, translating to MNCFCLEIMPLFMFFYLQTVGCYCSAVCLAVFCCRVFCQQNTFVFIILLCCVFCHIKEVAPEVEEPPPTAEEPAEEESPVAEEDDSKPKPKAFAPVMAVPKIPEGEKVDFDDIQKKRQEKDLAELHSLIEAHFIQRKRDEQELITLVNRIEKRRAERAEQQRIHAEQEKERQARVAEEKERKEQEDARKKQDEDAKKRKALTNMTHQYAGIQQRDGKKGAKKQTEREKKRKILAERRKPLNIDHLSEDKLKEKGNELWQWLMTLEAEKYELTEKLKRQKYDINVLQTRIAEQQKLIWLTDSSVKTIRCESPSADEILWMPDQSAPGSYSGPPEILRLKDQKRQQQTQGVKGKAAAGFCVELHALPFFNSILL from the exons atgaattgtttttgtcTGGAAATAATgcctttatttatgtttttttacttacAAACTGTGGGATGTTATtgtagtgctgtgtgtctgGCAGTCTTCTGTTGTCGTGTTTTTTGCCAGCAGAACACTTTTGTCTTCATTATtcttctttgttgtgttttttgtcacaTAAAAGAAGTTGCACCTGAAGTAGAAG AACCTCCTCCCACCGCTGAAG AGCCTGCAGAAGAAG AGTCTCCAGTTGCAGAAGAAG ATGACTCAAAACCCAAACCAAA agcGTTTGCTCCAGTGATGGCTGTGCCAAAGATaccagagggagagaaagtcgACTTTGAT GACATCCAGAAGAAGCGCCAGGAGAAGGATCTTGCTGAGCTGCACTCTCTGATCGAGGCCCACTTCATCCAGAGGAAGAGGGACGAGCAGGAACTCATCACTCTCGTTAACAGGATC GAGAAGCGTCGTGCTGAGAGGGCTGAACAGCAGAGGATCCATGctgagcaggagaaagagaggcaggCCCGTGTTGCT gaggaaaaggagaggaaggagcaggaggacgcACGTAAGAAGCAGGATGAGGACGCCAAGAAGAGGAAAGCTCTGACAAACATGACTCACCAGTATGCCGGCATCCAACAAAGG GACGGCAAGAAGGGAGCTAAGAAgcagacagagcgagagaagaaaaggaagatcctggcagagaggaggaagccTCTCAACATCGACCACCTCAGTGAGGACAAACTGAA GGAGAAAGGCAATGAGCTGTGGCAGTGGCTAATGACACTGGAGGCAGAGAAGTATGAGCTCACTGAGaaactgaagagacagaaatatGAT ATCAATGTGCTCCAGACCCGAATCGCTGAGCAGCAGAAGTT GATTTGGTTGACTGATAGCTCAGTCAAGACGATTAGATGTGAGTCCCCATCTGCCGATGAAATTCTTTGGATGCCAG ATCAGTCTGCTCCAGGCTCGTATTCAGGACCACCAGAG ATCTTAAGGTTAAAGGACCAAAAAAGACAGCAACAAACACAGGGTGTGAAAGGTAAGGCTGCAGCTGGGTTCTGTGTGGAATTGCATGCATTGCCTTTCTTTAATAGCATCCTGCTTTAG
- the tnnt2e gene encoding troponin T2e, cardiac isoform X7, translating into MNCFCLEIMPLFMFFYLQTVGCYCSAVCLAVFCCRVFCQQNTFVFIILLCCVFCHIKEVAPEVEEPPPTAEEPAEEESPVAEEDDSKPKPKAFAPVMAVPKIPEGEKVDFDDIQKKRQEKDLAELHSLIEAHFIQRKRDEQELITLVNRIEKRRAERAEQQRIHAEQEKERQARVAEEKERKEQEDARKKQDEDAKKRKALTNMTHQYAGIQQRDGKKGAKKQTEREKKRKILAERRKPLNIDHLSEDKLKEKGNELWQWLMTLEAEKYELTEKLKRQKYDINVLQTRIAEQQKFAKGRGKAKGRLR; encoded by the exons atgaattgtttttgtcTGGAAATAATgcctttatttatgtttttttacttacAAACTGTGGGATGTTATtgtagtgctgtgtgtctgGCAGTCTTCTGTTGTCGTGTTTTTTGCCAGCAGAACACTTTTGTCTTCATTATtcttctttgttgtgttttttgtcacaTAAAAGAAGTTGCACCTGAAGTAGAAG AACCTCCTCCCACCGCTGAAG AGCCTGCAGAAGAAG AGTCTCCAGTTGCAGAAGAAG ATGACTCAAAACCCAAACCAAA agcGTTTGCTCCAGTGATGGCTGTGCCAAAGATaccagagggagagaaagtcgACTTTGAT GACATCCAGAAGAAGCGCCAGGAGAAGGATCTTGCTGAGCTGCACTCTCTGATCGAGGCCCACTTCATCCAGAGGAAGAGGGACGAGCAGGAACTCATCACTCTCGTTAACAGGATC GAGAAGCGTCGTGCTGAGAGGGCTGAACAGCAGAGGATCCATGctgagcaggagaaagagaggcaggCCCGTGTTGCT gaggaaaaggagaggaaggagcaggaggacgcACGTAAGAAGCAGGATGAGGACGCCAAGAAGAGGAAAGCTCTGACAAACATGACTCACCAGTATGCCGGCATCCAACAAAGG GACGGCAAGAAGGGAGCTAAGAAgcagacagagcgagagaagaaaaggaagatcctggcagagaggaggaagccTCTCAACATCGACCACCTCAGTGAGGACAAACTGAA GGAGAAAGGCAATGAGCTGTGGCAGTGGCTAATGACACTGGAGGCAGAGAAGTATGAGCTCACTGAGaaactgaagagacagaaatatGAT ATCAATGTGCTCCAGACCCGAATCGCTGAGCAGCAGAAGTT CGCCAAGGGAAGAGGCAAGGCCAAAGGCAGGCTGAGATAG
- the tnnt2e gene encoding troponin T2e, cardiac isoform X2, with product MNCFCLEIMPLFMFFYLQTVGCYCSAVCLAVFCCRVFCQQNTFVFIILLCCVFCHIKEVAPEVEEPPPTAEEPAEEESPVAEEDDSKPKPKAFAPVMAVPKIPEGEKVDFDDIQKKRQEKDLAELHSLIEAHFIQRKRDEQELITLVNRIEKRRAERAEQQRIHAEQEKERQARVAEEKERKEQEDARKKQDEDAKKRKALTNMTHQYAGIQQRDGKKGAKKQTEREKKRKILAERRKPLNIDHLSEDKLKEKGNELWQWLMTLEAEKYELTEKLKRQKYDINVLQTRIAEQQKLIWLTDSSVKTIRCESPSADEILWMPDQSAPGSYSGPPEILRLKDQKRQQQTQGVKAPREEARPKAG from the exons atgaattgtttttgtcTGGAAATAATgcctttatttatgtttttttacttacAAACTGTGGGATGTTATtgtagtgctgtgtgtctgGCAGTCTTCTGTTGTCGTGTTTTTTGCCAGCAGAACACTTTTGTCTTCATTATtcttctttgttgtgttttttgtcacaTAAAAGAAGTTGCACCTGAAGTAGAAG AACCTCCTCCCACCGCTGAAG AGCCTGCAGAAGAAG AGTCTCCAGTTGCAGAAGAAG ATGACTCAAAACCCAAACCAAA agcGTTTGCTCCAGTGATGGCTGTGCCAAAGATaccagagggagagaaagtcgACTTTGAT GACATCCAGAAGAAGCGCCAGGAGAAGGATCTTGCTGAGCTGCACTCTCTGATCGAGGCCCACTTCATCCAGAGGAAGAGGGACGAGCAGGAACTCATCACTCTCGTTAACAGGATC GAGAAGCGTCGTGCTGAGAGGGCTGAACAGCAGAGGATCCATGctgagcaggagaaagagaggcaggCCCGTGTTGCT gaggaaaaggagaggaaggagcaggaggacgcACGTAAGAAGCAGGATGAGGACGCCAAGAAGAGGAAAGCTCTGACAAACATGACTCACCAGTATGCCGGCATCCAACAAAGG GACGGCAAGAAGGGAGCTAAGAAgcagacagagcgagagaagaaaaggaagatcctggcagagaggaggaagccTCTCAACATCGACCACCTCAGTGAGGACAAACTGAA GGAGAAAGGCAATGAGCTGTGGCAGTGGCTAATGACACTGGAGGCAGAGAAGTATGAGCTCACTGAGaaactgaagagacagaaatatGAT ATCAATGTGCTCCAGACCCGAATCGCTGAGCAGCAGAAGTT GATTTGGTTGACTGATAGCTCAGTCAAGACGATTAGATGTGAGTCCCCATCTGCCGATGAAATTCTTTGGATGCCAG ATCAGTCTGCTCCAGGCTCGTATTCAGGACCACCAGAG ATCTTAAGGTTAAAGGACCAAAAAAGACAGCAACAAACACAGGGTGTGAAAG CGCCAAGGGAAGAGGCAAGGCCAAAGGCAGGCTGA